GAGGTCGCTTTTGGATTAAGGAGCATATAAAGAGAGAGCTTGAACTATCTTGGGATCTTGGCGGGAGCCTTCCTTGAATTCTTCTATTGTAAGTCTGTTGTCGTTGttctattaaataataacaaacaagacacgaaaataatatgaaaaagttTTAGACTACAAATTATTTTATGCCAACCATGAATAAATACTCTTTCAACAaacttttttaccaaataataggtGCTGTTAAGTTACTATCTTGCAAATTCGTTAAGCCTAATATCTTGAACATTCAAATAGCTTAAAAGTTTGTGGTTAAGTAAAATCTTAATTTGCgaagaaaaaaatatcaatagCATTTTAAACCCTCACCAATGAACACGAATTCGTAATAATTGTTTCTCAGTTCAAATTTAAAGAAACTATTGgaactgttaacaataaaacgACTATTTCTGTGTATTGTTTTCATTACCTTGTCAAGCTGTTCAAAGATTCGATCCACCCGTCGTCTGGGAGATTCGCTTTCATCTTCTTTTGCCTGCGAACCCTGACGACGAAAATACAACGTGATGTTTGAACCTCAGTGTCTCGAACACAATAATTGACAATGTTGTGACTAAAGGTAAAAACGTGCTACaagggctgttaaaaaaaatacgcggactgacgtcataaaacaaaatgtactctatttagaagttacaggtctgggtccccttcaaagtactctcctccccaacgcacacacttatcccaatggtgtttccacttgttgaaacagtcctggtacgcttcttttgtaatgtcctccagctccttcgtcgcatttgccttaatctcgggaatcgtctcaaatcttcttcctttcaagggtcttttgagtttggggaacaagaaaaaattgcaaggagcaaggtcaggtgagtagggggtgggtggggaagaacagtgatcgagtgtttagccaaaaactcacgagttctgagggctgaatttcgcagcaacgcggtgcatcttcactttttcggtcaaaatctcgtaacaagatccaactgatatcccacactcttcagcaagctccctgacagtcaaacgtcgatttgctcgcaccatggtgttgattttgtcgacgtgtgggtcgtcagttgacgtggaaggacgtccaggacgctcatcatcttcaatggactatcgatcatccttaaaacgttcatgccacttgaaacatgccgtatgcttcatagcaacatcaccgtaagccgtgttaagcatagcaaagtttcagtcgcatattttccaagtttaacacaaaatttcacagcaagtcgttgctccttcaggtcattcattgtgaaatccgccaaacgaaaaaaatcgcacttcacttaaaaccgcgtagctaatacacaaatgaagatatctgcaatcgggaaatggcgtcgtaatcagctgatctgtgcgaacctagcgacaccaagcggattcccctggaaccaacaggagccgcgcaattcaaacagtccgcgtattttttgaacagacctcgtattttaCGTGCAGGGCGACCTCGGGAATCTTCATAAAATTGTACTATACTTGAAGCTATGTACAATAACTGTTACAATCGTGGGTAATTCTATTTCACCAGTTATAGAACATAGACACAGAAACTCAAGTAATCAGTCCAGGTTTACTTCTGTTGCTATACATGCACAGATATAAAGTCAGTTCAGGTTCACTCCTACTGCTATATTAGGAGATATATAATAACCGGTTCAGGTTTACTACAACTGGTTTAGATATTGCGCAGCAGACGACGATCTTAAGTTAACATTAATCTAGTGGCAActctttaaaatatctttcaaattcTGGTGATGAactaaaaaagtcaaaatatcaCTGTGGTTGTAAATGTGCTCAATTGTAAAATACTACCCCCACGAGCTGTTTCTATACGTTACTAACTATATATGGTATTATGATATTTAACATAAACAGTTAGCCCTTACCAACATTTGATAGATGGCGTCAACTATGCTATACATTTCCTCTCTTGTTATAAAACCATCGTTGTCGACGTCATACAGTTTGAAGGCCCCTAGCGGagaagaaaaaatcaaattaatagcTTGAAATTTAGAAGTACATTCATAAAACCATATACtcctgtataccatatattcccgacatcaggagaaaaataaccaacatttggcaaatactagtaacaaaatatgacattccagttaatactaaatttattcaaaaaccaggcacaaaactgaggtctatactatgtaaaaactatactgacaaacaccacaccaacattatttataaaatacaatgtgataactgccacgacttctatattggagaaacaagtagaaaaatggaaaccagattcaaagaacacaataagtcaccttcacacgtttgcgaacactgcaaatcaaataaacacaacataaccatagaaaacactcaaatactaaataaagaaacaaacataaacaaacgcaaaattaaagaagccttacttatacaacaactcaagcccaagataaaccaatacaaaggaacacctttatacctatattaataaatataatcaaacatctaagcacgccctctacattcctacactcagttacacaacccccttcaaacatgtggtcacctattggtcagttacctctttctttctttgtgaacctgacgatgactgaagaaggttcaCTCCTCTGGATGAACATTTTTAtcgacccaaacgagccgtttttacacatatgtttttctttacaagtgggttttctcgtcatcactgacaaGTACATTTATTACGCTTCGTCTTAGAATTCGGTCGTTGTTATTTCGGTGTTTGGGCAAATTATTTTGCGTTAACTTCTAGACATAAAACACTGAGTAAGTGGAAaagaaaacagacaaacagacagattGTTACGTATTTCTATAAAAcggttttgaaaaaaattacagcgacttaacaaacaaacaattcgccCAAACACCAAAGcatcttttaattttgttatttgataATATGTTCGATTCCCTGACTGATGTCAAAATATATGCATACGAAAATAACAATATACTAGAATTCAGTAATACATCTATTTCATTGCAATCTAAGGAGATTACTTCGGATTTAAACTTAttctatgttttaatttttcttatgtttCTTTAAGTCAAcagaaattagaatttttttcttgaaaattacgataagaataaatgttaaagtttaaagAGTCAAATTACTCACTGTCTaacttgtttcagaatttcgcacaGAATGCCTGCTTGTGAAAAGCCATCccgaatttttaaaacaaaaatttcttttGGGCTCGTCCAGACAAAGACCCTATACACACACTCAGTATTATAGTGCATTTTGATTGACTGTATTATAACTGGGAAGAAGCAACCCAccaattgtattatttattgccAAATCCAGAGGCATCTGAGCCtgatgtacagtcatgtgaaaaagttaggacaccctatgaaagcctgtttatttttgtaacatttttggatatatagataattaatcttaattttaacaatactgagagattataggaatataactaaacaattaaaactggagAAAaggcttttcaagatcttctgtaaatgtaattctataatctctcagtattgttaaaattgagattaaatatctatatgtccaaaaatgttacaaaaatacacaggctttcatagggagTCCTAACTTTTTCCCATGACTGTATTtacatatttgatttttataGCGATTGtaaatgatattaatatattaactttctGTGAGGCCACATCTCCACCTAGATTTAACTGTCTTTGGCAGCACAGAAGCTGCGCTTAACTTATTATACTTTCAATATCTCATCATAAAATCTACATGCTTAGCCAAACCCCTCACTTTCCAACTCCTTGCTGTTCCACTGAATTGTATACTTTAAAACATAATCTATATTATAACTTTCTCCTGCCAGAAATACGTTATAACTGTTACATAAGTgttgaaaaaaacatgttttggattttaaagtgtttgtttttattaacagtgCTTCCATTGGTCAAGTTCTAAGGGTTTTACGGAACTCAGTCTTTTAAATTATTCCGGATCGATTGTTTATTAGCTAACATTTTACCAAAACCTGATTGGACAAAAAGTGGATGAATGCCATAAAACATATATTGACGTTCGGTGAGTAAGTGTACTGATCTGGTATTGATAAGTAACGTTAATAttggaaaataagaaaatgaattttaaGTGCAAAGTGTGTATGTGGTAAAATGTGGTTTTGACCAAGGGTCTCCAAAGTGGTCGATATTGACCTCCATGGGTTGATGAGACATTTCCGGGGGTCGAAAATCACTCGTGGGTCGGTTAGAAATTGTTAATACAAAAGCATCATAGAAGGACTTATTAAATATTGTTCGTCAAATCgatataatatattgtgcagaAAGCAAGAGTCGTAtaaccaaagaaataaaaataccagCTGTAAATTAATTGTGCAAAAACGCACGAGTCATTTACCAGTCTGGACAAGAGAGTCGTTTACTCTCCGCCCACCCAACTGACGGTTGTAATTGAGCCAATCAGGATGCATTGTGAGCGTGACGTTTTCTTCAGTTTCAGGTTCATTCTGGCTGACATTCCTGATGATAACCAATGATAGTTTTTCTTGGTTATTTTCATCATTTGTTGCTGTTTGCTGTGTCCGGAAGTGCAGGTGCGAGTTTGAAAAGGTCATAAGGTATCGTAATTAATAGAACAGTGTTTCAAAATCAAAATACTGTACTGACAAAGGTAAATGAAAACTTTGTGTTTCAGATCAACGAAAAGTGTCACGTGGTCACGTGATTCGATAGCTGTAAATTTAAAACGTTGAAACATTGATGTGTGGTTCTTGTGGCTTattgataaagtttatttatttaactttagccACGACCTAGTTAACCGTAATGACAACCGCAGATCTTAAAAGAAGTGCCGACAATAGGTCAGAGTAAATTACAGGAACGAAAAAAAATGAAGATACAATGTCTGACGATACTGTCTGTGTTATCGAAGAAACGACGCAAATCATCCAAGAACTCAAGTGTGAAAGGTGTTGTTGTAGTACTCCATCAGGGAATGATGTCCATCCAGTCTGACAGTTCTCTGGTACCGAATTTACAGGGACGCCAAACTATCCACGACGGAAGACATCAAGTTTCAAGAACAATCGACTTATTGTGTTCCACATGACTGTATTGAGGATTCTGTGCACCATGTCACTTCGAGGAGATCCAGATGGTCTTATGAACGTGAGTGGAAATACCATTTGTGAGACTTCTGATGAAACAAATACTACTGTTTTCTGTCTACAAGTTCTGCCACAGAAATGTATTCAGGTGAAAGTTGTAATGATATGTTGGTAGATGACATTTAAAGAAGTGAAAGAGAGACTGAAAGCCCTATAAAACATACATGACTGACAACTTACAAAACATACAGGACTGATAACTTACAAAACATATAGGACTGAtaacttacaaaacatacatgACTGACAACTTACAAAACATATAGGACTGACAACTTACAAAGTATACATGACTGAGAACCTACAAAACATACAGGACTGATAACTTACAAAACATACAGGACTGATAACTTACAAAACATATAGAACTGAtaacttacaaaacatacatgACTGACAACTTACAAAACATATAGGACTGACAACTTACAAAGTATACATGACTGAGAACCTACAAAACATACAGGACTGATAACTTACAAAACATACAGGACTGAcaacttacaaaacatacatgACTGATAACTTACAAAACATACAGGACTGATAACTTACAAAACATACAGGACTGATAACTTACAAAACATATAGGACTGAtaacttacaaaacatacatgACTGACAACTTACAAAACATATAGGACTGACAACTTACAAAGTATACATGACTGAGAACCTACAAAACATACAGGACTGAtaacttacaaaacatacatgACTGGACTGATAACTTACAAAACATATGGGACTGAtaacttacaaaacatacatgACTGACAACTTACAAAACATATAGGACTGACAACTTACAAAGTATACATGACTGAGAACCTACAAAACATACAGGACTGAtaacttacaaaacatacatgACTGACAACTTGCAAAACATACATGACTGAGAACCTACAAAACATACAGGACTGATAACTTACAAAACATATAGGACTGACAACTTACAAAACATATAGGACTGATAACTTACAAAACATACAGGACTGATAACTTACAAAACATACAGGACTGAtaacttacaaaacatacatgACTGATcaacttacaaaacatacatgACTGATAACTTACAAAACATACAGGACTGATAACTTACAAAACATACAGGACTGAtaacttacaaaacatacatgACTGATAACTTACAAAACATACAGGACTGATAACTTACAAAACATATAGGACTGATAACTTACAAAGTATACATGACTAATAACTTACAAACTAGCTTTTCTTCGAGATTGCCTCGAGATGTTACCGATAACGCTCTGATGAATTCTTCAAATTCTATGGTGCCAtcctgaaacaaaaatatttcttgaaatatcaACAGTAAGAACATGTTGACGTATCTTCAGTAGCAAGAAAACAGTTAGTATAACAATGAGAAGATGTTGACATGTTCTTATACAGATGAAACCTGTTACTATAACAATCAGAAGATGTTGACATGTTTTTATACAGATGAAACCTGTTACTATAACAACAAGATGTTGACATGTTTTTATACAGATGAAACCTGTTACTATAACAATCAGAAGATGTTGACATGTTTTTATACAGATGAAACCTGTTACTATAACAATCAGAAGATGTTGACATGTTTTTATACAGATGAAACCTGTTACTATAACAATCAGAAGATGTTGACATGTTTTTATACAGATGAAACCTGTTACTATAACAATGAGAAGATGTTGACATGTTTTTATACAGATGAAACCTGTTACTGTAACAATGAGAAGATGTTGACATGTTTTTATACAGATGAAACCTGTTACTATAACAATCAGAAGATGTTGACATGTTTTTATACAGATGAAACCTGTTACTATAACAATCAGAAGATGTTGACATGTTTTTATACAGATGAAGCCTGTTACTATAACAATGAAAAGATGTTGACATGTTTTTATACAGATGAAACCTGTTACTATGACAATCAGAAGATGTTGACATGTTTTTATACAGATGAAACCTGTTACTCTAACAATGAGAAGATGTTGACATGTTTTTATACAGATGAAACCTGTTACTATAACAATCAGAAGATGTTGACATGTTTTTATACAGATGAAACCTGTTACTATAACAATGAGAAGATGTTGACATGTTTTTATACAGATGATACCTGTTACTATAACAATGAGAAGATGTTGACATGTTTTTATACAGATGATACCTGTTACTATAACAATCAGAAGATGTTGACATGTTTTTATACAGATGAAACCTGTTACTATAACAATCAGAAGATGTTGACATGTTTTTATACAGATAATACCTGTTACTATAACAATGAGAAGATGTTGACATGTTTTTATACAGATGAAGCCTGTTACTGTAACAATGAGAAGATGTTGACATGTTTTTATACAGATGATACCTGTTACTATAACAATCAGAAGATGTTGACATGTTTTTATACAGATGAAACCTGTTACTATAACAATCAGAAGATGTTGACATGTTTTTATACAGATAATACCTGTTACTATAACAATGAGAAGATGTTGACATGTTTTTATACAGATGAAGTCTGTTACTGTAACAATGAGAAGATGTTGACATGTTTTTATACAGATGAAACCTGTTACTATAACAATGAGAAGATGTTGACATGTTTTTATACAGATGAAACCTGTTACTATAACAACAAGATGTTGACATGTTTGTATACAGATGATACCTGTTACTATAACAATGAGAAGATGTTGACATGTTTTTATACAGATGATACCTGTTACTATAACAATGAGAAGATGTTGACATGTTTTTATACAGATGATACCTGTTACTATAACAATCAGAAGATGTTGACATGTTTTTATACAGATGATACCTGTTACTATAACAATGAGAAGATGTTGACATGTTTTTATACAGATGATACCTGTTACTATTACAACAAGAAGATGTTGACATGTTTTTATACAGATGAAACCTGTTACTGTAACAATCAGAAGATGTGGACATGTTTTTATACAGATGAAACCTGTTACTGTAACAATCAGAAGATGTTGACATGTTTTTATACAGATGAAACCTGTTACTGTAACAATGAGAAAACTTAAggttaaaacattttcaagtttgTTGCTAAACTACAAAATGGgttaatttttctttgtaacaaattcCAATTTTTGTCACACTATAAGTTCTCAGAGTTGTGGTCCACCAGGAGTGTTTTTTAggtaataaaatgaattattgttgtttctaagtTGAACGAGATGAACCGagattataataatttgtattattaattgagatataataaataattttaatataacttatttcgtttaatttaaatataattacatgtaGTAGAACATAAGTAATTCTTTTAACCCAGATATACTTACTATTAATCAGGTCAATGAGTATGAAAACACAATACtgaattaatatcattaattataattaattgaatactaagtaattaatattattgaaGTACAAGCTTGGAACTCCTGggttaattataagttatattatattgtactTGAATCGTTTTAGTAATGTATTGACAGCGAATTTATCGTattggtaataaaaaaaaatatgcaaattattaatttatcatgAAAATTCGTACggcaatatttattacaaaatgtagcaaattactaataattatttctcAGTgagaataaaagtaataataataggtTTACAGACACCAGAGTTCGCTAGGTCACTTGTGGTGCGTCAGAGAAGCAGTTACTGAAATACTATATGAGGGTAAATTGCTTGAATTTACCTcttatggttttaatttaattaaattcgtaaaatagattattttttgATAATCTTATTTAGGCCATTTGTGCCACACTGAGGATAggaaattaaaacacaatatttatttatattaatcttacatcatgttttattttctactatCTAGGCTTACAGAACCAGACGTGTAgtgttaaagttttaatttagagaATCGTGAAGCTTGTCATCTTGTCTGCTGCTaaattgtttgttctttgttataaatatgaaGTGGTGACGTACATTTTCAACATTCCCATGTAAATTAATTTAACGATGAAACTGATCACTCGGTTTAACCCTCGCTGCTAATGTTTGTTTTGAGTGAGTGAAACTTAGGTACCTTGTTCTCATCGAAGACTCTGAAGACTAAAGAAGCAAACTTGGATGGGTCTCCTTGAGGGAAGAACTGTTTATATATCCGTAAAAAACCCTGAAAGGCAACAATTATAAGTAAGGAactcaagagaaaacaaaatattagtaatatatgAAAAACTGAAATATAGTAACTTAACCGTATCAACAGAGCTCAGATTAACCCTGGACAAGAAGgaacaatgaaataaaactgtttataaatcaaCACATAACTCTGGAACataaagtaacactgttcatagATCAACAGATAACTCtggaacataaagtaaaactgttCACAGATCAACAGATAACTCtggaacataaagtaaaactgttCATAGATCAACAGATAACTCTGGAACATGAATTAAAACTGTTCATAGATCAACAGATAACTCTGGAACATAAAGTAGAACTGTTTAAAGCTAAACaagtaattttgaaatatgaaacaGAACTGTTTATAGATCAACAGATAACTCTAGAATATAGAATAACAGGTATTTGTACACCAAGtgataattttgttattcaaaGTAAATACAACGTGTAGATAAAAGCTGTACTTGTAAACGATTTACACAAAATGTAAGAACGATAAAAAGAACAtagtttgtataaaataatacaaaaaatagttaGTTATTGTGTTTAACTGAATATTTGTATAATCCATGTTTATTACTACACATAACGTACTTTACCTGTTCAGTCAACAGTCCGTCCGGACAGTCTTTCAAAAACCCCTTGTGCCTGTATGAAAGAAATCTTTAATCACATGAAATAAGGAAACACTGAAAAGAAATGACTCCAATATACACTATCCTACCAAACGTCACGTGACACACTTCTGATTAGCTCCAATATACACTATCCTACCAAACGTCACGTGACACACTTCTGATTAGCTCCAATATACACTATCCTACCAAACGTCACGTGACACACTTCTGATTAGCTCCAATATACACTATTCTACCAAACGTCATGTGACACATTTCTGATTAGCTCCAATATACACTCTCCTACCAAACGTCACGTGACACACTTCTGATTAGCTCCAATATACACTATCCTACCAAACGTCACGTGACACACTTCTGATTAGCTCCAATATACACTCTCCTACCAAACGTCACGTGACACACTTCTGATTAGTTCCAATATACACTATCCTACCAAACGTCATGTGACACACTTCTGATTAGCTCCAATATACACTATCCTACCAAACGTCATGTGACACACTTCTGATTAGCTTCAATATACACTATCCTACCA
This genomic window from Tachypleus tridentatus isolate NWPU-2018 chromosome 10, ASM421037v1, whole genome shotgun sequence contains:
- the LOC143228702 gene encoding frequenin-1-like isoform X1, which translates into the protein MGKKHSTLKSEVVGRLVKETYFSEKEIRQWHKGFLKDCPDGLLTEQGFLRIYKQFFPQGDPSKFASLVFRVFDENKDGTIEFEEFIRALSVTSRGNLEEKLVWAFKLYDVDNDGFITREEMYSIVDAIYQMLGSQAKEDESESPRRRVDRIFEQLDKNNDNRLTIEEFKEGSRQDPKIVQALSLYAP
- the LOC143228702 gene encoding frequenin-2-like isoform X2; the protein is MGKKHSTLKSEVVGRLVKETYFSEKEIRQWHKGFLKDCPDGLLTEQGFLRIYKQFFPQGDPSKFASLVFRVFDENKDGTIEFEEFIRALSVTSRGNLEEKLVWAFKLYDVDNDGFITREEMYSIVDAIYQMLNNDNRLTIEEFKEGSRQDPKIVQALSLYAP
- the LOC143228702 gene encoding frequenin-2-like isoform X3, with amino-acid sequence MGKKHSTLKSEVVGRLVKETYFSEKEIRQWHKGFLKDCPDGLLTEQDGTIEFEEFIRALSVTSRGNLEEKLVWAFKLYDVDNDGFITREEMYSIVDAIYQMLGSQAKEDESESPRRRVDRIFEQLDKNNDNRLTIEEFKEGSRQDPKIVQALSLYAP